The genomic interval CATTTGTTGAGTGATTATATCCAGTATTTAATAATACTTGATTTTGACATCCTGTTTGAGCCAGAATAATATTATTTTGAATGCTGACACTTAAGAATAGTAAAACGAAAACAATTAATTTTTTCATCATGATATTTTTAATTTGAATATATACCCCAATGGGCTGTTATCTTTAAAAAAGATGTATAATACAATCGGATTTGAGAGACAAATAAATTCAGGTCGTTTAAAATATTATAACGACCGATTGAAATCAGCTTTTGGAAAAATATAGCTTATAAGTCCTAGAATAGAATTTAGATAAATCTACGAAATTTATGAATGGCTTGTATTTTTATTTTTAAAAATCATTCAAATTTGAATATTTAAAATCGTCTTTATTGTTGTAATTATAAGAAAAACAAGACATTTTGAGATTGTTAATGGGGATGGTGGTTTAATTCATTGGTGTTGATAAACTGCTTTAAAGTAGGCAATCATTGGTTTAGAAATTAAACAGCCCATTCAATATGAACAGGCTGTTTGTTCAAAGGACCAAGGTCTATTTCAACTGATAAGAATTTAAACAAATTTTCTAATCCAGTTATGTTAGCATGGTTAAAACTACTTGAATTAATACTAATAAAGTTCTAGAATTATTGAGCTTGCCTGCTTTTTGATTGAATGAACAGACTTTTTGATTGAATTTAATTTTTTAATTGTCAAATTCAATGAATTGTTAAAAATTCAAGAGTCTTGTTTAAAATTTATTCTTGATTTACCAAAGTCTTAGCTGTCCATTTTTTATCGGACTAAACAAATCGCATCTCAAATTAGCTTTCTGGGGATTTGGAAAAAACTTAGCGTAAGCGAGCTTAAATTGTTGGTTTATGATTTCCGAAATGCTACCCTCCCCTTTCATTCGGAAGCCAAATCTTGAGTCATTTAAGTTGCCACCATGGCAGGAACGAATTGCATTTAAAACTTTGGCTTTTCTTTCAGGCATATTCTCTTCCAGCCAATTATTAAAAATTGCTTGCAAATCACCATTTAATCTTACGATCTGATAGGAGGCGGTGTTTGCCCCTGCTTCTGAGGTTAGTCGCAACATGTTAAAGAGTTGACTATCATTAATTCCTGGTATAATGGGTGCTAGCATTCCATGAATTGGTATCTTATTTTCTGCTAACTTAGAAATAGTTTTTAAACGACTTTCAATACTAGATGCCCGAGGTTCCAGGGTTCTTCTTGTCTTATCATTATCTGCAGTAACTGAAATAGCAATAGAACATAATTTCAAATTGTTTAAATCAGTTAAAATATCTAAGTCTCTTAAGATTAAGGCATTCTTTGTAATTATCTGTACCGGATGTTTCCAATCAAGTAAAACTTTTAATAACCCACGTGTTAATTTGTATTTACGTTCGGCAGGCTGGTAACAATCTGTGTTTCCAGATAACATGATGGGTTTTACCTGGTAATTTTTTGATGCTAATTCTTTTTTTAAAATTTCAATGGAGTTCTTTTTTGCTAAAATGGTATTTTCAAATTCATCTCCTGCGCTATATCCCCAATAATTATGTGTTGGCCTTGCATAACAATAACTGCACCCATGCTCACAGCCTTGATATGGATTTAATGAATAATCCATTTTAAGATCCGGTGATTTTACAGTATTTATGATACTTTTGGCAATTACTTCAATGATTTTAGTCTTGGGATTTGAATTGATTTCCAGATCAGAATCTATGGATTGATAAAATTCTTCATCAATACTATGGTTGTATTTTAAATACTTATTTTCAATATGAAGCGTAGAACCTCTGCGACTTATAATTTTATCAGGCATTAGACGATATATTATATATTTATGGACGACAAAATAGGCATTTTGATTCGATTTAAATGAATTCTTTGTTGTATTTTTGTAGAAATATTGAGAAATGGGCATTTTCGATTCAATAAAGAAAGTATTGGGTATTACAAAAGACAAAGAGGAACCAATCCGTTCTTATCCTTATTCTGAAATATCTGCTGAGGATAAATTTGAAGCTATGGCTAATGAAAACCGAGATAACCAGGTTGATATTTCATTCACAGATAAAGCTAAAGAATTTGTTTCAGGTACGCTGGATGAAGTAAAAGAGCAAGGTTCTGCTTTATGGAGTGAAGTAAAGGATAAAGCAGCAGATCTTGACGAAGCGACCAAGGAATACAGAGAGAAAATTGCGCAAAAAGCAAAAGATACCTTGGAATCCTTCGATCAATTTGTGGATGAAACTGTTGAAAAAGCAAAAGGCTTAACCGATGAAGATCATAAAATGGATGCAGATAAAGATGGATTTGCAGATAAACCAATAGATTTTGGCTCAGAAACCAACTTGAAAAATGAATCTTTTTTTAATAAAGCCGAAAAATGGTTGGAGAAAAATAATAAGGAGTCGAAAACTCAAGACATAGAGGAATCGAATGAAGGTCAAAAAGTTATACATCCTTTAGAATTGCCACAAGAACCAGAATCAAAATAATTCGTCACATTTTAAAATATTTAAAATTATGTCCATAAAAGATTTCTTTTCAAAACTATTGGGTAAAACCAAAGAAACTACTAAACAAGCTTATGATAAAGCTGAAGATTTTGCTGATAAAACTTTAGATACTCTAGAAGATAAAGCAGAAATCGCATTTGAACAGGCTAAAACCTGGACAGAAACAAAAGTTCAAGAAGCAAAAAATGTAGCCACTGAAACACTGCATAATGTACAAGAATCAGAGCTTTATAAAGCTACCGAGCAAAAGGCTGAAGCTGCCTGGGATAAAGCTAAGGAAATTTCGCAGGATGTTGTTGATTCAGCTCAGGAATTGGCTGCAAAAGCGACAGATAAAATAGAAGATCTTGCAGATAGAATCCAAGGAGATGATACACCCGTTAAAGCTGCAGAAAAAAGTGCTGAAAACATTGCGCAAAGTGCAACAGAAAAACCTACGGATGAAAAACAAGTTTAATATTCAAAGTTGAATATGCTAAGATTGTTTTATTTTATACTCGTAGTGTGCTTCACAGCTGCATGTAAGCCTAATGAAAATCAAACAACATTTTATGTTGATCCGGATTGGATTGAAGTCCACTTCCATAAGAATATGAAAACCGAAGAATTAGTAGACATTCGCGATCGCTTAGTACCTATGGGAGTTATTTTAAAATATTTAATTATTCAAAGAGATAGTTCCAAGGTTATTAATATGCTTCAAATAGAGGTACAAGATGGAAAAGGAAAACTAGCGAGATCAAGAACAGAATTTTTAGATGAAATTCCTTACGGAATTCGGATTAACCGAAAAGACTATACCGATGAAGGATTTAAAATTGGACCCTTATATTCTAAACGGCCGAAATAAGCTGAACTAAATAAATTTAGATAAATCTGCCGGACTATAATTAATCGACTTCAGGACCTTACCATCTTCAGCACGATAAACTAAGAATACATCTTCTTTCGTACGAATTTCAGAAACGGTATCTTTTTCACGTTGATATTTATCCTGTGTTAATTGTGCTTCTTCCATAGTTTGACATGCTTTGCTCATATTAGAGCGTTGCACTTCTTCAAACATAGTATGAAATTGGTCGCCTAAACCAAATTCATGAATGGCACCTGAAAGTACATATTGTAAATCACAAAAAGCATCCGCCGCTTCCATTAAATCATTATTGTTGATAGCTTCTTTTAGCTCGTTTAATTCTTCTTCTAATAAAGCAATACGGAGTTTACAACGTTCGACAGAAGGAATTTGCGGACTTTCTAAAATAGGTAAATCGAATAATCGGTGAAAAGCCCCTACTCCATTTAGCGCGTTTGCTTCTTCAAATTTTTTTGACATGCTTATGGTTAGAATAGAAATAAATATTTTAATATCTTATAGATTCAATAAATATAATAAATCAGGAATCTCTTATTGAAATGCAAAATTACTAATTTCCTAAGGCTTCTAATTTTACTTTGTAAGCATTTGATTTGTCAAATTGCGATTTCTTAGCAAATATTTCTTTAAGTGCAATTAATGTATTTTTATCTTTTGGATCTTTTAATTCAGCTTTTTCAAAATATGGTAATGCCTTATCAAAATAGGATTCCATTTCAGCTTTTTTCTCGTTATATTTTTTAGTTCCTTCTTTTGTATAGTCAGAACTTAGTTTATTAGCTTCTTTTGAAATAAGCGCAGCCTTATTATAATATAATGCACCTAAGCTGTACAATGTATTAAAGTCATCGGAAGCAATTTTTAATGCCTCAACATAATATTTTTCTGCATTTAAACAATATTCATCTCCTTTCATATTGTTGTTGGCTTCATATTCTTTTTGACAAAGGTTGTCATAGACATTTCCTAAAGTAGTATAAACAGAAGCATTCCCAGGTTCTTTTTCAATAGCCACTTTTAATTTTTCAACGAGCTCATTTAATCTTCCTTTTTTTAAAAAATGGTTAATCTCTGAAAATAATAAGGTAGTTTCATTTGGAAACTTTTGTCGTCCTTCAGCTAATGCATCTTCTGCTTTCTTTTCATCTGTCGGAAGATAATATTTATATAAGCCTTCATAAATGAAAGATTCTGGATAATTTGCTTTGCGAAGTTCTTCTAGATATGGATACGCTTCATTTAGCATGCCTGCATTTACGGCACAAGCTGCGACCAAATATTTTTGTTTCTTTAAATCTTCTGGGTTTGGTAAAATACTTTTCATTCCGCCTGTTGTAACTAAAAGATCAATTTTAACAACGGCATCAAAATGTATATACGCTGATTTATAATCACCCGTTTCGTATGCTTGAATTCCATAATTATTCAGATACCTGGATGTTTCAGTAAGTGCATTTAAAGCATCTTTTGTTTCAAATGATTTAACTGCCAATTCTTTTGATTTAGTCCAAGCATTATAAGCTTCTAAAGCGGCTTCCTTATATTTTAACTTATATGATTTTCCAAACTGTTGCGCCAGAATAATAGAATCACTTTCAAATGAACATATCGCATTATATATTTTTCCTTTCACACTCCAGGTTCTGCTTTGTCCTTTTACCAGATCATTTTCACTGGATGCATCAATTAAAGACTTAGCTTCCCAGAGCTTAGAAATATTTGCAACAGGATCTAGATAATAATTTGCAACTTTACTATCAGCTTTTTTAACATCCTTTTCTGGATCCTGAGTAAATGCTTGTGTTGAAATAAAAACGAAGAATAGAAGTGAAAGGTTTTTCATGTTTTCAGTATTTTTATTTAGTATAACTATAATCTCAAAAAAATAATTCTGTATTTGCTATACGTTTTAGTTAAGTTTTTATTAATAAATTATTCCTCCGATTCGTCTCCAATTATTGGAGGCACTATAATTTCTACATCTTCTATAACTTCTTCTTCACGGTCAATAACCGCTACATCAGCAATTTCATCGCCTTCATCTAAACGTATAAGTCGCACACCTTGTGTCGCTCTCCCCATTACCCGAAGATCTGAAACATGCATCCGAATGATGACTCCTTGTGTAGTCGTAATCATCAAATCTTGCTGCTCTGTTACATTTTTTATAGCTACTAATGCCCCGGTTTTATCTGTAAGTTTTAAAGTTTTGACACCTTTGCCACCTCTATTTGTTACACTGTAATCATTGATATCGGTACGTTTTCCATTTCCTTTTTCGGAAACTACTAAAATCGTGGATTCAGTGTCTGATGGATCAATGCAAACCATTCCAACTACTTGATCACCGGTACTTTCCAGACGAATCGCCCGCACTCCGGCTGCATTTCGTCCCATGGTACGAACTTTAGATTCTGAAAAACGAATGGCTCTTCCTTTTCGATTTGCAATGACAATTTCAGATTGACCATTCGTTAATTTTGCCTCCATTAATTGATCCCCTTCATTGATGCTGATGGCAATAATACCATTGGATCTTGGCCTACTGAAATCATTCACGCTACTTTTTTTAATAGTTCCTTTTTTAGTACATAACATGATAAAATGGCTATCTAAAAATTCTCGATCTTCAAGATTTTGAATATTGATATAAGCCCGAACTTTATCTTCTTTTGGTAGATTTATAATGTTTTGAATAGCACGTCCTAAATTCGTTTTTGCGGCTTCTGGTATTTCATATACTCTAAGCCAAAAACATTTACCAAGTTCTGTAAAAAGCAATAAATAATTGTGATTACTGGCAATAAACATGTGTTCAATAAAATCTTCTTCTCTGGTTTTACTGCCTGTAGATCCTCGTCCTCCTCTGCTTTGTGTACGATATTCAGATGATTTTGTCCGTTTAATATATCCTTGATGAGAGATGGTAACAACCACCTGGTCATTCGCAATAATATCTTCCATATTAATATCACCTTCGGCATGTGTGATATCTGTACGCCTTGGATCCCCAAATTTTTGTTTTATAACTTCAAGTTCGTCTTTTATGATTGTCCGCCGCAATGATTCATCACCTAAAATCAATTCTAATCTTGCAATTTCAAGCAATAAAGCATCGTATTCTTCTTTTATTTTTTCGCGCTCTAAACCTGTTAATTTTTGCAATCTCATGTCTAAAATTGCTTTTGCCTGGATTTCAGAAAGTTGGAACTGGCTCATAAGACCCGTTCTGGCATCTTCAACAGTTCTGGATGCACGGATTAATTTTATAACTTCATCTAAATGATCTATAGCAATTAATAAACCTTCAAGTATATGTGCCTTTTCTTTTGCTATTTTTAACTCATAATTAGTTCTTCGAATAACAACTTCTAATCGAAATTTAATAAATTCACGAATCAAATCCTTTAATCCTAAACTTACAGGTCGTCCTTGAACTAAGGCTATATTGTTGATTCCAAAG from Saprospiraceae bacterium carries:
- a CDS encoding PA0069 family radical SAM protein, producing MPDKIISRRGSTLHIENKYLKYNHSIDEEFYQSIDSDLEINSNPKTKIIEVIAKSIINTVKSPDLKMDYSLNPYQGCEHGCSYCYARPTHNYWGYSAGDEFENTILAKKNSIEILKKELASKNYQVKPIMLSGNTDCYQPAERKYKLTRGLLKVLLDWKHPVQIITKNALILRDLDILTDLNNLKLCSIAISVTADNDKTRRTLEPRASSIESRLKTISKLAENKIPIHGMLAPIIPGINDSQLFNMLRLTSEAGANTASYQIVRLNGDLQAIFNNWLEENMPERKAKVLNAIRSCHGGNLNDSRFGFRMKGEGSISEIINQQFKLAYAKFFPNPQKANLRCDLFSPIKNGQLRLW
- a CDS encoding nucleoside triphosphate pyrophosphohydrolase family protein encodes the protein MSKKFEEANALNGVGAFHRLFDLPILESPQIPSVERCKLRIALLEEELNELKEAINNNDLMEAADAFCDLQYVLSGAIHEFGLGDQFHTMFEEVQRSNMSKACQTMEEAQLTQDKYQREKDTVSEIRTKEDVFLVYRAEDGKVLKSINYSPADLSKFI
- the gyrA gene encoding DNA gyrase subunit A — translated: MSEHDKIIPVSIEKQLQSSYIDYSMSVIVARALPDVRDGLKPVHRRVMYGMSGLGLGYNKSYKKSARIVGEVLGKYHPHGDSSVYDAMVRMAQEWSMRYPLVDGQGNFGSMDGDSPAAMRYTEARLSRISDELLDDIDKETVDFRLNFDDSLEEPTVLPSKVPNLLINGSSGIAVGMATNMLPHNLVEVCDGVIRMIDNPEVDLEELMTIIPGPDLPTGGTIYGISGIKDAYETGKGKIIVRGKAEIQVNDNREFILISEIPYQVNKALMIQKIADLVNEEKITGISDVRDESDRDGIRVIIELKKDAISSVVLSNIYKYSPLQTSFGINNIALVQGRPVSLGLKDLIREFIKFRLEVVIRRTNYELKIAKEKAHILEGLLIAIDHLDEVIKLIRASRTVEDARTGLMSQFQLSEIQAKAILDMRLQKLTGLEREKIKEEYDALLLEIARLELILGDESLRRTIIKDELEVIKQKFGDPRRTDITHAEGDINMEDIIANDQVVVTISHQGYIKRTKSSEYRTQSRGGRGSTGSKTREEDFIEHMFIASNHNYLLLFTELGKCFWLRVYEIPEAAKTNLGRAIQNIINLPKEDKVRAYINIQNLEDREFLDSHFIMLCTKKGTIKKSSVNDFSRPRSNGIIAISINEGDQLMEAKLTNGQSEIVIANRKGRAIRFSESKVRTMGRNAAGVRAIRLESTGDQVVGMVCIDPSDTESTILVVSEKGNGKRTDINDYSVTNRGGKGVKTLKLTDKTGALVAIKNVTEQQDLMITTTQGVIIRMHVSDLRVMGRATQGVRLIRLDEGDEIADVAVIDREEEVIEDVEIIVPPIIGDESEE